Proteins encoded together in one Quercus lobata isolate SW786 chromosome 3, ValleyOak3.0 Primary Assembly, whole genome shotgun sequence window:
- the LOC115982160 gene encoding uncharacterized protein LOC115982160 isoform X3: MGSCTSKSNSIVKTPKKYLRRYRKGHSKVSTSIPDAPLNGIVDAGNCVGDFAVGKFVHFNFENGAATTHRISEVSNKAFHLTQLPWNQSQIGANGICQEEAWFDSVSVLESDSDEEYSSFHGGASEKFLYRPKAGLQIPCSPGERPTSGCWSAVSPSNFKLRGENYFRDKQKFPAPDCSPYVPFGADLFVCTQKINHIAQHLELPSVKAHEKVPALLIVNIQLPTYPATMFLGEYDGEGMSLVIYFKVSDHFDEEISPHFQESIKRLVDDEMEKVKGFAKESMIPFRERLKILASVVNPEDLELSSTERKLLHAYNDKPVLSRPQHNFFKGPNYFEIDLDIHSFSYISRKGFESFQDRLKYGILDLGLTIQAQKPEELPEQVLCCVRLNKIDFVNSGQIPKISCDFER, from the exons ATGGGTAGCTGTACCTCAAAGTCAAATAGTATAGTTAAGACTCCGAAGAAGTACCTTCGTAGATACAGAAAAGGCCACAGCAAGGTTTCCACTTCCATTCCTGATGCACCTTTGAACGGGATTGTTGATGCTGGAAATTGTGTAGGGGACTTTGCTGTTGGCAAGTTTGTTCATTTCAATTTCGAGAATGGTGCTGCAACCACCCATAGGATATCTGAAGTTTCTAATAAGGCATTTCATCTGACCCAGCTCCCATGGAACCAAAGTCAAATTGGTGCAAATG GAATATGCCAAGAAGAAGCATGGTTTGACTCAGTTAGTGTTCTAGAATCTGATTCAGATGAGGAATACAGTAGTTTCCATGGAG GTGCATCTGAGAAATTTCTATATCGTCCCAAAGCTGGACTGCAGATTCCATGTTCACCAGGAGAGAGGCCAACTTCAGGATGCTGGTCTGCGGTGTCACCTTCAAATTTTAAGCTCCGTGGCGAAAATTATTTCAG AGATAAACAGAAATTCCCTGCTCCAGACTGCAGCCCATATGTACCATTTGGAGCTGATTTATTTGTCTGCACTCAAAAGATTAATCACATTGCTCAACACCTTGAACTTCCTTCTGTGAAAGCACACGAGAAAGTGCCTGCATTGCTAATTGTTAATATACAg CTTCCTACTTATCCTGCTACCATGTTCCTTGGTGAGTATGATGGGGAAGGCATGAGCCTTGTGATATATTTCAAAGTATCCGATCATTTTGATGAAGAGATCTCTCCTCATTTTCAGGAAAGCATCAAG AGACTTGTTGACGATGAGATGGAAAAGGTTAAAGGGTTTGCAAAAGAGTCCATGATTCCTTTTAGGGAAAGACTAAAAATTTTGGCCAGTGTGGTTAATCCTGAGGACCTCGAATTGAGTTCTACTGAAAGGAAGCTTTTACATGCTTATAATGATAAGCCAGTGCTTTCACGCCCTCAACACAATTTCTTCAAG GGGCCTAATTACTTTGAAATTGACCTTGATATACATAGCTTCAGCTACATATCTAGGAAAGGATTCGAATCATTTCAAGACCGTTTGAAGTACGGGATACTTGATTTGGGCTTAACCATCCAG GCACAGAAACCAGAAGAACTGCCAGAGCAAGTTCTCTGTTGTGTGCGCTTGAACAAAATTGATTTTGTAAATAGTGgtcaaataccaaaaataagttGTGACTTTGAAAGATGA
- the LOC115982160 gene encoding protein ENHANCED DISEASE RESISTANCE 2-like isoform X2 yields the protein MGSCTSKSNSIVKTPKKYLRRYRKGHSKVSTSIPDAPLNGIVDAGNCVGDFAVGKFVHFNFENGAATTHRISEVSNKAFHLTQLPWNQSQIGANGICQEEAWFDSVSVLESDSDEEYSSFHGDSFHSVGASEKFLYRPKAGLQIPCSPGERPTSGCWSAVSPSNFKLRGENYFRDKQKFPAPDCSPYVPFGADLFVCTQKINHIAQHLELPSVKAHEKVPALLIVNIQLPTYPATMFLGEYDGEGMSLVIYFKVSDHFDEEISPHFQESIKRLVDDEMEKVKGFAKESMIPFRERLKILASVVNPEDLELSSTERKLLHAYNDKPVLSRPQHNFFKGPNYFEIDLDIHSFSYISRKGFESFQDRLKYGILDLGLTIQAQKPEELPEQVLCCVRLNKIDFVNSGQIPKISCDFER from the exons ATGGGTAGCTGTACCTCAAAGTCAAATAGTATAGTTAAGACTCCGAAGAAGTACCTTCGTAGATACAGAAAAGGCCACAGCAAGGTTTCCACTTCCATTCCTGATGCACCTTTGAACGGGATTGTTGATGCTGGAAATTGTGTAGGGGACTTTGCTGTTGGCAAGTTTGTTCATTTCAATTTCGAGAATGGTGCTGCAACCACCCATAGGATATCTGAAGTTTCTAATAAGGCATTTCATCTGACCCAGCTCCCATGGAACCAAAGTCAAATTGGTGCAAATG GAATATGCCAAGAAGAAGCATGGTTTGACTCAGTTAGTGTTCTAGAATCTGATTCAGATGAGGAATACAGTAGTTTCCATGGAG ATTCTTTTCATTCAGTAG GTGCATCTGAGAAATTTCTATATCGTCCCAAAGCTGGACTGCAGATTCCATGTTCACCAGGAGAGAGGCCAACTTCAGGATGCTGGTCTGCGGTGTCACCTTCAAATTTTAAGCTCCGTGGCGAAAATTATTTCAG AGATAAACAGAAATTCCCTGCTCCAGACTGCAGCCCATATGTACCATTTGGAGCTGATTTATTTGTCTGCACTCAAAAGATTAATCACATTGCTCAACACCTTGAACTTCCTTCTGTGAAAGCACACGAGAAAGTGCCTGCATTGCTAATTGTTAATATACAg CTTCCTACTTATCCTGCTACCATGTTCCTTGGTGAGTATGATGGGGAAGGCATGAGCCTTGTGATATATTTCAAAGTATCCGATCATTTTGATGAAGAGATCTCTCCTCATTTTCAGGAAAGCATCAAG AGACTTGTTGACGATGAGATGGAAAAGGTTAAAGGGTTTGCAAAAGAGTCCATGATTCCTTTTAGGGAAAGACTAAAAATTTTGGCCAGTGTGGTTAATCCTGAGGACCTCGAATTGAGTTCTACTGAAAGGAAGCTTTTACATGCTTATAATGATAAGCCAGTGCTTTCACGCCCTCAACACAATTTCTTCAAG GGGCCTAATTACTTTGAAATTGACCTTGATATACATAGCTTCAGCTACATATCTAGGAAAGGATTCGAATCATTTCAAGACCGTTTGAAGTACGGGATACTTGATTTGGGCTTAACCATCCAG GCACAGAAACCAGAAGAACTGCCAGAGCAAGTTCTCTGTTGTGTGCGCTTGAACAAAATTGATTTTGTAAATAGTGgtcaaataccaaaaataagttGTGACTTTGAAAGATGA
- the LOC115982160 gene encoding uncharacterized protein LOC115982160 isoform X1, protein MGSCTSKSNSIVKTPKKYLRRYRKGHSKVSTSIPDAPLNGIVDAGNCVGDFAVGKFVHFNFENGAATTHRISEVSNKAFHLTQLPWNQSQIGANGICQEEAWFDSVSVLESDSDEEYSSFHGDSFHSVGNATQLLQYETASCFVDSGHKYEEFYESYLKLDGGAHNPGEKTQENNLKSCQTLSSSPSLQRKQSAVIMYSFKTKSLDRIEKTEYCASEKFLYRPKAGLQIPCSPGERPTSGCWSAVSPSNFKLRGENYFRDKQKFPAPDCSPYVPFGADLFVCTQKINHIAQHLELPSVKAHEKVPALLIVNIQLPTYPATMFLGEYDGEGMSLVIYFKVSDHFDEEISPHFQESIKRLVDDEMEKVKGFAKESMIPFRERLKILASVVNPEDLELSSTERKLLHAYNDKPVLSRPQHNFFKGPNYFEIDLDIHSFSYISRKGFESFQDRLKYGILDLGLTIQAQKPEELPEQVLCCVRLNKIDFVNSGQIPKISCDFER, encoded by the exons ATGGGTAGCTGTACCTCAAAGTCAAATAGTATAGTTAAGACTCCGAAGAAGTACCTTCGTAGATACAGAAAAGGCCACAGCAAGGTTTCCACTTCCATTCCTGATGCACCTTTGAACGGGATTGTTGATGCTGGAAATTGTGTAGGGGACTTTGCTGTTGGCAAGTTTGTTCATTTCAATTTCGAGAATGGTGCTGCAACCACCCATAGGATATCTGAAGTTTCTAATAAGGCATTTCATCTGACCCAGCTCCCATGGAACCAAAGTCAAATTGGTGCAAATG GAATATGCCAAGAAGAAGCATGGTTTGACTCAGTTAGTGTTCTAGAATCTGATTCAGATGAGGAATACAGTAGTTTCCATGGAG ATTCTTTTCATTCAGTAGGTAATGCAACTCAATTGCTCCAGTATGAAACTGCATCTTGCTTTGTAGATAGTGGGCATAAGTATGAGGAATTTTATGAAAGCTACCTGAAATTAGATGGAGGTGCACATAACCCTGGAGAGAAAACACAAGAAAACAATTTGAAGTCTTGCCAAACTTTGTCAAGTTCCCCTTCACTACAAAGAAAGCAATCTGCAGTTATCATGTATTCTTTTAAGACAAAGTCGTTAGATAGAATTGAAAAGACAGAATATT GTGCATCTGAGAAATTTCTATATCGTCCCAAAGCTGGACTGCAGATTCCATGTTCACCAGGAGAGAGGCCAACTTCAGGATGCTGGTCTGCGGTGTCACCTTCAAATTTTAAGCTCCGTGGCGAAAATTATTTCAG AGATAAACAGAAATTCCCTGCTCCAGACTGCAGCCCATATGTACCATTTGGAGCTGATTTATTTGTCTGCACTCAAAAGATTAATCACATTGCTCAACACCTTGAACTTCCTTCTGTGAAAGCACACGAGAAAGTGCCTGCATTGCTAATTGTTAATATACAg CTTCCTACTTATCCTGCTACCATGTTCCTTGGTGAGTATGATGGGGAAGGCATGAGCCTTGTGATATATTTCAAAGTATCCGATCATTTTGATGAAGAGATCTCTCCTCATTTTCAGGAAAGCATCAAG AGACTTGTTGACGATGAGATGGAAAAGGTTAAAGGGTTTGCAAAAGAGTCCATGATTCCTTTTAGGGAAAGACTAAAAATTTTGGCCAGTGTGGTTAATCCTGAGGACCTCGAATTGAGTTCTACTGAAAGGAAGCTTTTACATGCTTATAATGATAAGCCAGTGCTTTCACGCCCTCAACACAATTTCTTCAAG GGGCCTAATTACTTTGAAATTGACCTTGATATACATAGCTTCAGCTACATATCTAGGAAAGGATTCGAATCATTTCAAGACCGTTTGAAGTACGGGATACTTGATTTGGGCTTAACCATCCAG GCACAGAAACCAGAAGAACTGCCAGAGCAAGTTCTCTGTTGTGTGCGCTTGAACAAAATTGATTTTGTAAATAGTGgtcaaataccaaaaataagttGTGACTTTGAAAGATGA